One Orcinus orca chromosome 7, mOrcOrc1.1, whole genome shotgun sequence genomic window carries:
- the LOC101290112 gene encoding zinc finger protein 786-like, with product MAEPAPLPLTSEDVAVYFSEQEWRDLEPWQKELYKQVMNTNYEILVSLDDGLPKPELISWLEQGRELFRIWGESQKSGNIICTSADLHLDPVIEGQLFVGSQQAVKPGEAHCHFQVDPVQSQRSSEPLLKVKGKSEDVSFRPDQVVALLNPQRHDARALVPVVHSSREPTQRDTIVSPRTLGPPGFQETSGEGLQHPCPVCGAWNQFRKQTGAQQLLSIPRGQRHFRCPECGRGFRRKSCLLRPLAIHPVESQLLGSECEVYAHHLRSGQRPSQCPGCDGRGQAPGERVPGPPPSRLSSRAWERSRASARLARNARRLSRPASCGPCGRRSSPHTGGCGSTGGCTQMSSLGSRLRRHGGERPLSCGECGRGFAHPCKLCEHLRVHSGERPFGCPDCGRCFRLKGQLRSHQRLHTGERPFPCPDCGKSYCVKADMKAHRLLHGGRMPFSCECGKGFAKESKLVEHIRTHTGEKPFQCSQCDKSFRLKAQLLSHQGLHTGERPFRYPECDKNFRERGHRPGRPFACADCGKGFIYKSKLAEHIRVHTKSCRAPSEPDVKQRLGQLFAMIEADWI from the exons ATGGCCGAGCCGGCTCCGTTACCTCTGACTTCTGAGGATGTGGCCGTTTATTTCTCCGAGCAAGAATGGCGGGATCTAGAGCCATGGCAGAAGGAGCTTTACAAGCAAGTAATGAACACCAATTATGAGATTCTTGTTTCTCTAGATGATGGACTTCCCAAACCAGAACTAATATCCTGGCTTGAACAGGGGAGAGAACTCTTCAGGATCTGGGGAGAATCACAAAAATCAGGAAACATAATTTGCACCTCTGCTGATTTGCATTTGGATCCAGTTATTGAGGGACAACTGTTTGTGGGAAGCCAGCAAGCTGTGAAACCAGGAGAAGCCCACTGCCATTTCCAAGTAGATCCTGTTCAGAGCCAGCGTTCCTCTGAACCCTTATTAAAAGTGAAGGGAAAAAGTGAAGATGTTTCCTTCAGGCCTGACCAAGTCGTCGCCCTCCTGAATCCACAAAGACATGATGCTCGGGCTCTAGTTCCAGTAGTCCACAGCTCCAGGGAACCCACCCAAAGAGACACAATCGTAAGTCCCAGGACTCTCGGTCCCCCCGGCTTCCAGGAAACCTCTGGGGAGGGCCTCCAGCACCCTTGCCCCGTCTGCGG GGCCTGGAATCAGTTCCGCAAACAAACCGGCGCACAACAGCTGCTGAGCATCCCTCGGGGCCAGAGGCACTTCCGCTGTCCAGAATGTGGGCGGGGCTTCCGCCGGAAGTCGTGTTTGCTTAGACCCCTGGCAATCCACCCCGTGGAGAGCCAGCTGCTGGGCAGCGAGTGTGAAGTGTATGCCCACCACCTGCGCTCGGGGCAGAGGCCTTCCCAGTGCCCCggctgcgacgggagaggccaggCTCCAGGAGAGAGGGTGCCGGGGCCGCCTCCGAGCAGGCTGAGCTCCCGCGCTTGGGAGAGAAGCCGGGCCTCAGCCCGGCTGGCGAGGAACGCCCGGAGGCTCTCGAGGCCGGCCTCCTGCGGCCCGTGCGGCCGGCGCTCCTCCCCGCA CACGGGCGGCTGCGGCTCCACCGGAGGCTGCACTCAGATGAGCAGCCTTGGCTCCCGGCTGAGGAGGCACGGCGGCGAGAGGCCGCTCTCCTGCGGCGAGTGCGGACGCGGCTTCGCCCACCCGTGCAAGCTGTGCGAGCACCTGCGGGTGCACAGCGGCGAGCGGCCCTTCGGCTGCCCCGACTGCGGCCGCTGCTTCCGTCTCAAGGGGCAGCTGCGGAGCCACCAGCGCCTGCACACGGGGGAGAGGCCGTTCCCGTGCCCCGACTGCGGCAAGAGCTACTGCGTGAAGGCCGACATGAAGGCGCACCGGCTGCTGCACGGCGGCCGGATGCCCTTCTCCTGCGAGTGTGGCAAAGGCTTCGCCAAGGAGTCCAAGCTCGTGGAGCACATCAGGACGCACACAGGCGAGAAGCCCTTTCAGTGTTCCCAGTGCGACAAGAGCTTCCGCTTGAAGGCGCAGCTGCTCAGCCACCAGGGCCTGCACACCGGTGAGAGGCCTTTCCGCTACCCCGAGTGCGATAAAAACTTCCGGGAAAGGGGCCACAGGCCCGGCAGGCCGTTCGCTTGTGCAGACTGCGGCAAGGGCTTCATTTATAAGTCGAAACTTGCCGAACATATCAGAGTGCACACGAAGTCCTGTCGTGCTCCCAGTGAGCCTGACGTTAAGCAAAGGCTCGGCCAGCTGTTTGCGATGATCGAGGCCGACTGGATTTGA